In Magnetococcales bacterium, one genomic interval encodes:
- a CDS encoding diguanylate cyclase, translating to MEPNAKILIVDDELFNIESLVGLLKSEYRIMVAKNGEQALRNLKPDTMPDLILLDIIMPEMDGFEVIRRLKAEPATRNIPVIFLTARNDVASETQGLHLGAVDYISKPFHPAIVHARLRTHLGLKHKMNLLERLVCLDGLTEIPNRRGFDETLEREWMRAMRSHEPISLILMDVDQFKQYNDHYGHSGGDICLRRVARALFEAKHRPGDFIARYGGEEFVAVLPDTDRNGMVQIGEQLRQAVESMGLPHALSTVAPYVTISLGGAVVIPEPGMGAAQLQQAADRMLYEAKHQGRNRLCTTNLERQD from the coding sequence ATGGAACCCAATGCCAAGATCCTGATCGTGGATGACGAGTTGTTCAATATCGAATCCTTGGTCGGTCTGCTCAAGTCGGAATATCGGATCATGGTGGCCAAGAACGGCGAGCAGGCCCTGCGAAACCTGAAGCCCGATACCATGCCGGATCTTATCCTTCTGGATATCATTATGCCGGAGATGGATGGATTTGAAGTCATTCGTCGGCTCAAGGCCGAGCCTGCCACCCGAAACATACCGGTGATTTTTCTCACCGCGCGCAATGACGTGGCCTCCGAGACCCAGGGTCTGCATCTGGGGGCGGTGGATTATATCTCCAAGCCGTTCCATCCGGCCATCGTCCATGCCCGGCTGCGTACTCATCTGGGCCTGAAGCACAAAATGAATCTTCTGGAGCGGCTGGTCTGTCTGGACGGCCTGACCGAAATTCCCAATCGTCGGGGCTTCGACGAGACCCTGGAACGGGAGTGGATGCGGGCCATGCGCAGCCACGAGCCGATCTCCCTGATCCTGATGGATGTGGATCAGTTCAAGCAGTACAACGACCATTATGGTCATTCGGGGGGGGATATTTGCCTGCGGCGGGTGGCCCGGGCTTTGTTCGAGGCCAAACACCGTCCTGGGGACTTCATCGCCCGTTACGGCGGCGAGGAGTTCGTGGCCGTGCTCCCCGATACCGACCGGAATGGCATGGTGCAGATCGGCGAGCAGTTGCGGCAAGCGGTAGAGTCCATGGGCCTGCCCCATGCCCTGTCCACCGTGGCCCCTTATGTCACGATCAGCCTCGGGGGGGCGGTGGTGATTCCTGAGCCCGGGATGGGCGCGGCACAACTTCAGCAGGCGGCCGACCGGATGCTTTATGAGGCCAAACACCAGGGACGCAACCGGCTTTGTACCACCAACCTGGAGCGCCAGGATTAG
- a CDS encoding CHASE2 domain-containing protein produces the protein MNTVFLRKFFHRDPSIAPRRGRVSGIFVHWGRGSMGLVSFWFTLLLCAFLVAVQILDPAPRQKIRNLAFDWAQRHAPWVGSDAVPVRVVAIDEESLKQLGQWPWPRTRLALLVDRLRDLGARVVVLDLLLAEPDRTSPAALAALWPDHPEWGATLARMPDHDQLLADSMARIPTVLSFALDDRSATSLPMEKARFPALGGHPQERLPRFVGTVAALPLLQNAALGNGIISRVGSDPDGVLRHLSLICRVGSGIYPVLGLEALRVYEGQSNVMLLTDMSGFVNPALRGLGLGQSFYPTAPDGQIWLHYRPFQPQRYLSVRTVLDGKVDAALIKDHIIFVGATAQGLGDDVVTPLGEMVPGVELHTQLLEQLYTQSYLLHPAWESDIVVGLLLASWLFARQLLNRSRIRWMVAINGVLAVLLVLLALWLLESARLFFDPLYPILAMALLSAGFLVPHLYRLEKERQMVQAKSRFIANVTHELRTPMSAILGLTGLCLQTELTSRQRDYLTKVRTAGETLLGLINDLLDISKMEADRLSLELVPYQLDQVLGHLAVMTQLKAREKGLRLLIHRDPAIPENLRGDPLRLGQVLINLVNNAIKFTPAGEVSITMRLASRSRQGVVLEGVVKDSGIGISAAQQLRLFQAFVQADGSTSREYGGTGLGLAICRQLVNMMGGTIHLESAPGQGSTFTFTLTQTLDATRSEFLAIPREWRGMRVLVADGCAATRGQLIEYLAAWHCQSLAVDSGAAALGAINAAGDPWALLLIDWELADMKGLEAAQRLRAALAGSAFAPKLLLLTPLLEALPPSGELAVVDGVLTQPVLPSSLLQGILELYARGAATAAGMALESRPEPDVMDPVWRLRGARVLVVEDNPLNRQIATELLHQVGVEVEVARDGLEAAQRMEAGGGFDAILMDMQMPVMDGPMAVRRIRADARFARHPPILALTAQEENSRLIQEVGMDGFVAKPIEPRTLYAALAAHMVPRAGFSGPEPLSATSAVALPVPSQAVPASEVTLPESLPGMRCADALARLGGNRALLRSLLEGFRERHGDDSKELRAALQQGDLTLAHRKAHTLKGIAGSFGLLAVRSAAEALENALDGRLVRRQAGMEWEAASLQRLVDELERALTPFQVALGAWVDAEATRRATDSPLTGHGVADPVALALQLDELEEMMRQLDPKAVDKIAELLHNLPSEARAAASVLLRRVKMFDFDEALESLRELRVNLRTPEETVPSHPTPSHPKAT, from the coding sequence TTGAACACGGTGTTCTTGAGAAAATTCTTTCATCGTGATCCATCCATCGCTCCGCGTCGGGGTCGGGTGTCGGGGATCTTCGTCCATTGGGGCCGGGGCAGCATGGGGCTGGTCTCCTTCTGGTTCACCCTGCTGCTGTGCGCCTTTCTGGTGGCCGTGCAGATCCTGGATCCCGCGCCCCGGCAGAAAATCCGTAATCTGGCCTTCGACTGGGCCCAGCGCCATGCCCCCTGGGTCGGTTCTGACGCCGTGCCGGTCCGGGTGGTGGCCATCGACGAGGAGAGCCTGAAACAACTGGGTCAATGGCCCTGGCCCAGAACCCGACTGGCGCTCCTGGTGGACCGGTTGCGCGACCTGGGGGCGCGGGTCGTGGTGCTGGATCTGCTGCTGGCGGAACCGGACCGGACTTCCCCCGCCGCTTTGGCCGCGTTGTGGCCCGATCATCCGGAGTGGGGCGCCACCCTGGCGCGCATGCCGGATCATGACCAGCTCCTGGCCGACAGCATGGCCCGGATACCCACCGTGCTCTCCTTTGCCCTGGACGATCGAAGCGCCACATCGCTGCCGATGGAAAAGGCCCGGTTTCCCGCCCTGGGCGGCCATCCCCAGGAGCGGTTGCCCCGGTTCGTCGGCACGGTGGCCGCGCTGCCGCTGTTGCAGAACGCCGCCTTGGGCAATGGGATCATCTCCCGGGTCGGCAGCGATCCGGATGGGGTCTTGAGGCATCTGTCCCTGATTTGCCGGGTGGGTTCCGGGATCTATCCGGTGCTGGGACTGGAGGCACTCAGGGTCTATGAAGGCCAGTCGAACGTCATGCTGCTCACCGACATGAGCGGTTTCGTCAATCCGGCGCTGCGGGGGCTGGGGCTGGGCCAGTCGTTTTATCCCACCGCCCCCGATGGTCAGATCTGGCTGCACTACCGGCCATTCCAGCCCCAACGCTACCTGTCGGTGCGCACTGTTCTCGACGGCAAAGTGGATGCCGCGCTGATCAAGGATCACATCATTTTTGTCGGGGCTACGGCCCAGGGGCTTGGGGATGATGTCGTCACCCCCCTGGGGGAGATGGTGCCCGGCGTCGAGTTGCACACCCAACTCCTCGAACAGCTCTATACCCAAAGCTATCTGCTGCATCCGGCCTGGGAGAGCGATATCGTGGTGGGACTGTTGCTGGCCAGTTGGTTGTTTGCCCGGCAGTTGCTCAACCGCTCCCGCATCCGTTGGATGGTGGCGATCAACGGGGTGCTGGCCGTTTTGCTGGTGTTGCTGGCGCTTTGGCTGCTTGAAAGTGCGCGTTTGTTCTTCGATCCCCTTTATCCCATCCTCGCCATGGCGCTGTTGTCGGCGGGCTTTCTGGTGCCGCACTTGTACCGGCTGGAGAAGGAACGCCAGATGGTCCAGGCCAAAAGCCGCTTCATCGCCAACGTCACCCACGAGTTGCGCACTCCGATGAGCGCCATTCTCGGCTTGACCGGGCTGTGTCTGCAAACCGAACTCACCTCCCGGCAGCGGGACTATCTGACCAAGGTACGCACCGCGGGAGAAACCCTGCTGGGGCTGATCAACGATCTGTTGGACATCTCCAAGATGGAGGCGGATCGCTTGAGCCTGGAGCTGGTTCCCTACCAGTTGGATCAAGTATTGGGCCATCTGGCGGTCATGACCCAGCTCAAGGCGCGGGAAAAGGGGCTGCGGCTGTTGATCCATCGGGATCCGGCAATTCCCGAGAATCTGCGCGGCGATCCGTTGCGGCTGGGGCAGGTGCTGATCAATCTGGTCAACAACGCCATCAAGTTCACTCCGGCCGGGGAGGTCTCCATCACCATGCGGCTTGCCTCCCGGAGCCGGCAGGGGGTGGTGCTGGAAGGGGTGGTGAAGGACAGCGGCATCGGCATCAGCGCGGCGCAGCAACTGCGGTTGTTTCAGGCGTTTGTCCAGGCGGACGGCTCCACCTCCCGCGAGTATGGAGGGACCGGGCTTGGATTGGCCATTTGCAGGCAGTTGGTGAACATGATGGGCGGGACGATCCATCTGGAGAGTGCCCCTGGCCAGGGCAGCACCTTCACGTTCACCCTCACCCAGACCCTGGACGCCACCAGGTCGGAGTTTTTGGCGATTCCCCGCGAATGGCGTGGAATGCGGGTGCTGGTGGCCGATGGCTGCGCGGCCACGCGGGGGCAATTGATCGAATATCTGGCGGCTTGGCATTGCCAATCTTTGGCTGTGGACAGCGGGGCGGCGGCTCTGGGGGCGATCAACGCGGCCGGGGATCCCTGGGCGTTGCTGCTGATCGATTGGGAGCTTGCGGACATGAAGGGTCTGGAGGCGGCGCAGCGGTTGCGGGCGGCGCTTGCCGGATCGGCTTTTGCGCCGAAGCTGTTGCTGCTCACCCCATTGCTTGAGGCGCTGCCACCTTCCGGGGAGTTGGCCGTGGTGGATGGGGTGCTGACCCAGCCTGTGCTGCCGTCATCGCTGTTGCAGGGGATCCTGGAGCTTTACGCCCGGGGTGCTGCGACCGCTGCGGGGATGGCGTTGGAATCCCGGCCGGAGCCTGATGTCATGGATCCGGTCTGGCGTCTGCGGGGAGCGAGGGTGCTGGTGGTGGAGGACAATCCCTTGAACCGGCAGATCGCCACGGAGCTTTTGCACCAAGTGGGGGTGGAGGTGGAGGTCGCCCGGGATGGTCTGGAGGCCGCACAGAGGATGGAAGCGGGTGGCGGCTTCGACGCGATCTTGATGGATATGCAGATGCCCGTCATGGATGGCCCCATGGCCGTGCGCCGCATCCGGGCGGATGCCCGGTTTGCGCGGCATCCGCCGATTCTGGCCTTGACCGCCCAGGAGGAGAATTCGCGCCTGATCCAGGAAGTGGGCATGGACGGCTTTGTCGCCAAACCCATCGAGCCACGCACGCTGTATGCCGCCCTGGCCGCCCATATGGTGCCGCGTGCCGGATTCTCCGGGCCGGAGCCTCTGTCCGCCACTTCTGCGGTGGCCCTTCCGGTGCCGTCCCAGGCCGTACCGGCGTCGGAGGTGACGTTGCCGGAGTCGTTGCCGGGCATGCGCTGCGCTGATGCGCTGGCGCGGCTGGGGGGCAATCGGGCCTTGCTGCGCTCTTTGCTGGAGGGGTTCCGGGAGCGGCATGGGGATGATTCCAAGGAGTTGCGCGCCGCGCTTCAGCAGGGGGATTTGACCCTGGCGCACCGCAAGGCCCATACCTTGAAAGGGATTGCGGGTTCTTTTGGCCTGCTGGCGGTACGCTCGGCGGCTGAGGCGTTGGAAAATGCCCTCGATGGGCGGCTGGTGCGACGGCAGGCGGGCATGGAATGGGAAGCGGCGTCGCTCCAGAGGCTGGTGGATGAGTTGGAGCGGGCGTTGACTCCTTTTCAGGTCGCTTTGGGTGCCTGGGTCGATGCGGAGGCGACCCGGCGCGCCACCGATTCCCCGCTGACGGGTCACGGGGTGGCCGATCCCGTGGCGCTCGCTTTGCAATTGGACGAGTTGGAAGAGATGATGCGCCAACTGGATCCGAAAGCGGTCGACAAGATCGCCGAATTGTTGCATAATTTACCTTCAGAGGCTCGTGCCGCGGCGTCGGTTTTGTTGCGCCGGGTCAAGATGTTCGATTTTGACGAGGCACTGGAAAGCCTGCGCGAACTGCGCGTGAATTTGCGCACGCCGGAAGAGACCGTGCCCTCTCATCCAACCCCAAGTCACCCCAAGGCGACGTGA